The genomic region ATAAAGCAATATCATCAAAAGTTGTCGTAATAAAATTAATCTTAATATTATGTTGTTGAGCATACAAAAAAGAATTTCTAATTTTATTAATCATTCCCTTAGAAATAAAAGGATAAATAAAATAAACACTATCAGCAGTTTTAATTTCTTTATTAATTTCATTAATTAATTCTTGTTCATTTTCATTAGTAAATAAGTGATTATCAATTAATCGAATGTCTTGATGATAACTAACTTTTTCTTGCAAATCATTACCTATTTGTAATAAAACATTATTAGATAATTGTGATTGTTCACTATAAATACCAATAATTTGATTTAAAAATTTTAACTTATCATCAACTGTTTTATGTTCTTGCAATTTAATACTTAAAATATTATTAAATTGCTTCAATAAATATTTATCAATGTCTTTAATAGCATTTTTTTCATCATTAAGATTTTTAACAATATAATCTTCATTAATTGTTTCACCTAATTTTAATAATAAATCATAATAACCTTTTTCTTTCATTTATAAATCACTCTTTATTTCCTTGTTGTAATAAGATTATATACCGCCTTAATTAAAAATTTGTTATTTTATTTGTAAATGCTGAATTATACTTGTAAGTGCAAGTAAATAAAATTGCAAAAAATTTCATATAAAAATTTCATGATGCTAAGTTTATTTTAGAAAAAGTAAATTTAAGGAGTTTTTATATGGGATACAAACATCTTGGCATAGATGAAAGAATTTATATTGAGAATCAATTGAAATTTAAAGTAAAAATTAGTGAAATAGCTAAAAATCTTAATCGAAGTATTAGTACTATTAATCGAGAAGTTAATAGAAATAAAGATAATAATCATTATTTTTCATTAATTGCACAAAATAAAGCAGAAAATAGAAAACAATTACATGTTTATTTTCATAAATTTAAAAATAGAGAATTAGTAAAATATGTACAACAAAAATTATTATTAGGTTGATCGCCTGAACAAATTTATGGCAGAATTAAAAATTTTCATCAAGAATGAATTATTAGTTTTAAAACAATTTACAATTGAATTTATTCTGGATTACTTGAAAAGGTTACTAGTAAAAATTTAAGAAGAAAAGGTAAGAAACGAAAATCTCAAGAAAATCGGGGTAAATTTAATGGTAAATCCATTAAAGAACGAAATGTTAATAATCGTATAACTCTTGGCCATTGAGAAGGTGATACTGTAGTATCATCACGAGGTAAAAGTAAATCATGTTTAATAACTTTAGTTGAAAGAACATCAAGATTTACTTTAGCAATATTAGTTGAAAATAGAACTACTAAAGTTATTAACAAAAATATTAGTCATTATTTATCAATTCTTCCAAATAATCTTGTTAAGACTATAACATTTGATAGGGGTAAAGAATTTGCTAATTGACAACAACTTGAAAAAAATTTAAATGTGAAAATTTATTTTGCTGATGCATATTCACCTTGACAAAGAGGTACTAATGAAAATACTAATGGTTTAATTAGAGAAAAATTTCCTAAAAAATTTAATTTTTCAAACACTACTAAAAATGCAGTTCATAAATTTATATTGTCTTTAAACCAAAGACCAAGAAAAATACTAAATTATCTTTCGCCAATCGAATATTTGGTTAGAAAAATAATTTAGTTGCACTTAACTTTACAATTTGGCAAAATAAAATAAATAACATTAACAAAACAAAATACGATGTGGTTAATGAAATTTATTAACCACATCGTATAAAAATTTTATTTTAATAATTAATTTTGAGTAATAACTTCAAACATAATAACTACACCCCTTTCTTGACAAAACAAAGTTTACACAAGTTAAATTTCTTTGTATTTTCAAAAGAAATCTGATAACTTTCCGAATTAATAAACATTCGTTTTCCTAATGTTTCTATTCCTTTAGCATTAGCAAAATATCTTAAAATCTCATTTACTTGAATAGAACTAACTAAACTATTTAAAGGACCATAACTTGGTGATTTAAAATTTGAATTTCAAAATTTAAGAGTTGGTTTTTTATCTTGGGGAACAATACAGTTTCAACATTTAGTTACTTCGGGAACTATTAACGGTCCAACAATCCCATACTTATTAACATACCCCGCAATACTATAAGGAATTTTATATTTAGTTGCGATTTCATTTAACCTGAAATGTAAAATTAAAAAGGACACTTATATAAAAAACAAATTGTGTTAATTCTATAATTAAGAAAAGAAAGGAATTAGCACAATGTATAAGTATCTGACTATTGAATCAATAATAGCAATAAAAGAATATAAAAGTTATGGATTTTCTATTCGTAAAATAGCAAAAGCAATTGATTATAGTAAATCAACTGTACACAGAGTTTGTAAATTATTAAATCAAAACTTATTACCATTAGAAATATTGAATCAAGTTCAAAAAAATAAACAAAATGCAGGTAGAAAATTAATAATTTTAACTTTAACAGAAATTAATACTATCAATCATTTGTTAATTACTAAAAATTATGCTCTTGATATAATTGCTGATTTTTTAAAGAAAAATAAAATAAAAAATATTTCAACAAAAACTTTATATAACATGTTTAAAACAAATCGAATGGGTTTTGATGAAAAAAATTTATTGAGAAAAGGCAAAAATAAACCTCATAAACAAAAAGAAACTAGGGGCAGAATTAATAATTGTAAATCTATTCATGAAAGAAATTTAATCATTCCAAATATTAAAAATATACAAGAATTTGGCCATTTAGAGGGAGATACTATCTTTGGTAAAGATCATAAAAGTTCTATTATTACTTTAGCTGATATATGATCAAAAACCACAATTCCTTTGAAAACTAAAAATCATAAAGCAGAAAGTATTACACAAAGTATAATAAAATTTATTTCAAAATTAATACCAGGAACAATTAAAACTATTACTTTTGATCGTGGTAAAGAATTTAGTAAATGAAAATTAATTGAAAAAAATTGTAATGTTAAAATTTATTTTGCAGATGCCGGAAAACCTTGTCAAAGAGGTTTAAATGAGAACAATAATGGTATTTTAAGAAAATATTTACCAAAATCTACTGATTTATCTTCATATAAACAAAAAGACTTAAATTCTATAGCATTTCAAATTAATTCTACACCCAGAAAATCATTATCTTATAAAAGACCAATAGATTTAATACAATTATTTTAAAAAACTGTCCCATTTATATTTACAATTCAGGTTAAATAATAAACTAAAAAACTAGAATCAGCAGAAACAATAATAAAATTACTATCATTTATTTTCAAAGCAATTTCTTCATAATTATCTTTAGAAATTTTAAAATCAAGATGCTCAATTTCACAATTATGATTTCGTTTTAGTAACTGTTTTTTAAGCACTTTACCTTTTTTTTGACCAACTTCTTTTTCTGAAAATATATATTGTCTAGTTAAATTTGATAATTCAACAATGTCATCATCTACCAAATATATTTTTTTAATACCCGCAACTGTTAATAAAAGAGCAATGTTAGTACCAA from Spiroplasma endosymbiont of Lonchoptera lutea harbors:
- a CDS encoding ThiF family adenylyltransferase, with product MSFLILHFRLNEIATKYKIPYSIAGYVNKYGIVGPLIVPEVTKCWNCIVPQDKKPTLKFWNSNFKSPSYGPLNSLVSSIQVNEILRYFANAKGIETLGKRMFINSESYQISFENTKKFNLCKLCFVKKGV
- a CDS encoding HesA/MoeB/ThiF family protein, with the protein product MQDRYSRHNLYFEMIGNNNFNFLNSKTITLVGAGGIGTNIALLLTVAGIKKIYLVDDDIVELSNLTRQYIFSEKEVGQKKGKVLKKQLLKRNHNCEIEHLDFKISKDNYEEIALKINDSNFIIVSADSSFLVYYLTWIVNINGTVF
- a CDS encoding IS30 family transposase, encoding MGYKHLGIDERIYIENQLKFKVKISEIAKNLNRSISTINREVNRNKDNNHYFSLIAQNKAENRKQLHVYFHKFKNRELVKYVQQKLLLGWSPEQIYGRIKNFHQEWIISFKTIYNWIYSGLLEKVTSKNLRRKGKKRKSQENRGKFNGKSIKERNVNNRITLGHWEGDTVVSSRGKSKSCLITLVERTSRFTLAILVENRTTKVINKNISHYLSILPNNLVKTITFDRGKEFANWQQLEKNLNVKIYFADAYSPWQRGTNENTNGLIREKFPKKFNFSNTTKNAVHKFILSLNQRPRKILNYLSPIEYLVRKII
- a CDS encoding IS30 family transposase gives rise to the protein MYKYLTIESIIAIKEYKSYGFSIRKIAKAIDYSKSTVHRVCKLLNQNLLPLEILNQVQKNKQNAGRKLIILTLTEINTINHLLITKNYALDIIADFLKKNKIKNISTKTLYNMFKTNRMGFDEKNLLRKGKNKPHKQKETRGRINNCKSIHERNLIIPNIKNIQEFGHLEGDTIFGKDHKSSIITLADIWSKTTIPLKTKNHKAESITQSIIKFISKLIPGTIKTITFDRGKEFSKWKLIEKNCNVKIYFADAGKPCQRGLNENNNGILRKYLPKSTDLSSYKQKDLNSIAFQINSTPRKSLSYKRPIDLIQLF